The nucleotide sequence AAGGAATTGGTGAGAAAATATTAATGAATAAACGTGGCCCTAGACTGGGTGAAAGGCTTTGATATTTTTTCCAACTAAAATATGACTCTGGTTACTGGAAACATCATGGACTTTTACATCCATGCCCACCAGTTTATTAAACTCTGCTTCATTACCACAATTAAGAACAGTTAAGTAAGGAAATCCAACCTGATGGAAGTGGTTTTGGAAAAACAATTACAACTATTTATGTGAATAAATCGTTTTCAGATTTGTGAGCAGATGGGTCATGAGATGCTCTTTGTACAAATGTGCATACAGCGAACTTCGTTCTCCTGCAGCCCAAGTCCTCTCTCTTATGGTGGAGATATTTCCTCCTGCTCAGCATCAATAATCTGTATACCCTAATAATCTGAGCAAGCAGAAAGATTGTTGTGAACCAGAAAGGGAAGGAGGTCAATTGCTACAGTGCAGCACTTAACCATGTCTCAACCCATTCATAATCGTACATCTTCTGATTTGGGCATCACTCCAGTGGTGCCTCAGAAGGATATTCTCATTGTAATGTTGCCTTTGCCGCTGCTACTTGGGCAGTCCTGCAGGATCTAGGAGTACTTCCTTCCACTCCggtcctgaggtgactgatgaagctaaTGCGGGGGTTGCAGACTCTAGGGCAAGAGGATCCTGAGGGGATGCTGGATGGGTGGGTCGGTAGGTTGGTTGGGTGGGTGATGGTGCACTCTGTTCTTCACTTAACCAGGGATCCTGTATGCTCCCAACATGTGGTTTTACAGTTGTTGGTATTATCTTAAATGCTCCTTCACGTGGTTCCACTTGCAGCTGCATACTTCCACCATTAGATGGAGCTTCAACATCGCTACTACCTTGTGGGAAATTTTAATAAATgtgatttaaaaattgtttttacattgagtataaaaagtaAGTATGGAATAAGAAAATTAATTCCACTATAAATAGGTTTTACATACAGTCCTTTCATGGGACGTATGGAAGCCATGTACACATGGTTATTAAATGGGACTGAGAACCAAGGGTCCTTGGGATAAAGCTACACTTAAGTCTTTAGGGGGGGACCAAGTCTCTCCCAAGTCTGATTTGGACATAATTTATTTGTTGTTTGTAACTGGGATGCAACCAAACTTGCTAAACTCTCAGTGCCAAAAATGTCTTGACCACATAGAATTCAAGAGATAGCTCAatgttaccacctcaaaaaatgGACAATAAGCACAACCTTCCTGGTGCtttgagttaaaaaaaaagtcaaaagaagCAATGGGATAATAAGGCCATATGAAAAGTAAGCCCAGCAAGGTGGTTTATAATTTAGTCCAACTCCAACCTTCTCAATGTGAGTGAAGATAGTGTTGGTGATTTATATCCAGATGATTTTCACTGGCAGGTTGGAAAAACGTTTACGTTGGAGATGGCCCAGTCTTCGCTGCACATCTTGTTAGATGTGGAGCAGGTTTCAGCCAGTTGGCGTATTACATCTGTGCATGCTAGCGCAATTGCCTCTGCAGTCGTGCAACAGTGGGGCTCCTGACACAAGTTCACAGCCTCATCTGGGATGAACAGGACAGGCTGGGGACCTCTGTAATGTTGCAGTCGTGATcagcttcaagaaaggaaacatggTTGCAGTAACTACAGGGGTGTTGACCCCAGggtcctcctcacctccttcctctcagaggccaaagagctgctcctcAAACTGCAGTGTTGGTTCCATCCATCAAGAGCTACGGAGGATGATCTTCACTGTACAACCACAGCAAGAAAAATGCATCAGCCATTCTAAGtggctatagagtcatacagcaaggaaacaggccctttggcctaacttgtccatgctgactgagatatCTATAATCGAGTGCAAAAACCCTTGACTCTGTTGTACAAGAGACACTAACAAATTCTTCTCAAGTATAGTTGCCCTCAGAAGCATATCTCCATTCTATGTCTGACACATGATGACGTTGCAATCCCATGGGTGGACCACAGAGCAAACACCAGTGTAGACTGGGCTTCAGCAGGACTACAGTCATTGCTCCAACCTTCATAATCTTTGTTGTTGCAATACTGCGCCTCACCcacgcccgccccccccccaagctaAGCTGCACAACCAATGGGAACCTCTTCAACCTcagtcacctccactccagaaccaaggctaCTCCAATCCCAATCATTAAGCAGAACACACACTGTACTTGCATGTGTGCACTCAGAGGCAACATATCTCTGACTAGTTCTCAACAAAATTAATTGTCTGGCAAAATACGAGGGGCTGAATCTGAGTCATCCTCATGTAATGTTGAGTAAAGGATATATATTGGCCAGAATGTGAGACATAGCTCCCCCTAATCATCTTCAGAATAATACCAATGAATGTCCACATCTAACTGAGAGCACGGCCAGACCTTGGGTTAACATCTCATTCAAGGGCCACATCCCTGAGGGAGCACGGCTCCCTTGTGTGCACTGGGCAGGCTCCCTGGAGTTTGTACTTCAGTTCCTGGTGTGGGAGGGACAGAGACTGGATCAGGCCAACTGTGGAGGCCAGACCAATGTCATTTACTGTCCCTGAAAGTAAATTGtagatatatatttttttatcctACTGCAATTGTATTAGTTTTGAAAACTATTATAAACACCTCCTGATTTGATAGGCAGTGAGATGTTGTCCACGGTCCTGTCTCTTTGTCAAAGGGTGTGGGGAGTTCTGGGGCAAAGCCTCAGCCCCACATTCTGAGGCTTAGTCACCATTGAAGCCTGCCCCCCTGACTCCTGGGTGAAGAGTCAGTTTGTTCAGCCCTTCACATAGATTCTAGTAACTGCAGATGGGGGCAGGTGTAATGAGCAGGTGCAGATGCACCACGATAAGCCATATCCAGATCAAATCAACCACTGCAATCTCATTCCAAATGACAAAGTTGCTTATTGTGTCCCACAGTCTTGAGCAGAATTTCCTGTCCAGTAAAAACAAAGGCTGATCCACGTGTCAATTGTGGGATCACACTGAGCACcgggaattatggtcactattccaCCATCTGTCTGATCCCCATCATAATTCCTTTGACACCACATGTAGGACTAAAGAATGTTATCTGCACATGGTAGGTGGGACCATGAGGGAAACTGATGGCATTTCTCTCTGTATGCTTGGGATTTCTGTGTTAACATGGGCATTCAAAACTAACCGGTGATTTCCATTGGTGTTAGTGTGCAAGGAAGGGACAAGCATTCGGAGAATCTGTCCTGGCACAGGGAGTATATCTGTCATTTTGGAATGTCTGCAAAGAAGGTAGCGGTacaatttttgaattaattttgtaTAGTTAAATGTTTTGGATTGTTTAAAAGTATTCTTACAATTTTTTAATCATTGTTTCATTGACTGTAATGgcattttaatgtttctgaatgtcagagatattcgAAGTGTATGACCAGCTGCCAGACCAGTGGTATTGTCTTATACATCTGGCAGCTTTCACTCTGTCCCCCCAACACTAAGGGAAATCAATGGAAGGGCCTGCCGGTTACAACAGGACGGCTTCTGAAAGCAAGGTCGCAAATTTGGGTTTGGCTAGTGGACCTGCCATGTAGGTCCACACAGGGTGCAAGTGTCTCACCACTGGAGTCAAAGGTCAAAGCCAAAAGTAGTGCACCTAAGTCAGTGGTTAGTTGCCTGCGGTTTCCCTTGTGGATAGTAAGCTAGCAGTTCAGTGACTGCTGGGAGATttctgacctttcagcagaaataTCGGGAGCATTGTACAATAGACAGAGAATCCTCCTGtgcagtgttacgaaccagcaacaaaagaaacacactgagtcatgattcagtgttaaaaactatttcattaatcactacttatgataataagaaaaataaaagtaaaaatgttagtatgttagaagtaaaaatgttaaaacttgaacattaaccccaaaaactaaactcttcgtgtgtgtgtgtgtgtggcaaagtcccaaactccaagtccaggaatggttcttgaacttcagttccgcaagccataaggtgaaacatgagcaaaggcttcttcaacaaccaccgttgtctgaagataagacgtagatgtagggaacatagagagtaattacgaaatccaaatgttccacgatggaacccaaatgacacctcagtgtttactcggtagtgacttcctcaccccaaaaagcatccgaatcgtggccgtccacacaaatacttgtttccttctacaggtcagcaacaaagtgaactccaccggattacttccaatttccatacatggattgcagtgacagacacagttattgtccctcatccatcgatagagaaactagcaggctggtgtctctctcccttttctctctctctctccctgactgacttcttcaacaacgtcattacgtcctttatctttggttgatgtaagcatgccacacacacacacacacacacacacacacacacacacacacacacacacacacacacacacacacacacacacacacacacacacacacacacacacaactaactctaccttaaagggacattcaccaagtccgtAACAGCAGAACAACTCCTTAAACATGGAATAACGGCCAAAATGTGAGGGAGTTAATCATCCAGAGACTGGGGATGTGAGGGAGTTAGAGACCCAGAGATTTGTGTTGTTCTGGCAAATAAAATCGTTTAAATTTTATATTGTCCAGTCTTGCCAAGTGTTTGGCCCAGTACGGCAGAGCATGACTAAATTCCAGTGCCAATCTCCTGGGTCCAACACACTGCCTGTCACTCTGTTGTCTCTGATTTATGCACCCGTGTGATCAAATTGCCAGTAAAGGCTCATGCAGCCTAACACTGCACCTAACACCCCTGCacctaaaccctgcatcagttcccTCTGCATCTCTCACACCACAAGTGATCCACCTCTCCCAACATCTTCCACTGCCTCTTGTGTTTCACATTGTTTTCCATCTCCCTTTGCATGCTGCAAATGTGTGAGCCGTCTTCACTCGCCAACCGCTCCCTGCCACTCTCTCCTTTAATTAGAGGTCCCTGCACTTGTATGGCTGTAGCCTACTTCAGAGATATCTCTTCTCTGCCTCCCCCAACTTCTCCTCTTTGCTTTGTACACACTGAATACAAACTTACCTTACACCCATCTCAGCTTATAACCAACTTACCAAATTCTGCTAAGAGGTCCCTGTCTGAACCCCCAAGgccctaaacttttctcctctgtaCTCCCGTGTCCTTCTTTCAGCCTGTCCCGTtgaccaaaatgttgaccacccacCTCCACATTCCTGCGTGTGACAGAGCATCAAATGTACATCAATTTCGTTGGGACACTTTGTTAAAGGAGCTGCATCTACACACATGGTGATTCTGTCATTGGAgactttcctcctcctccacaaaGTATCCTGACCCGGGTCCTGCTTCCTTCCCAGTACCCTTGCACTGTTACAGAATATTTTGTAACTGTTGTGAATGGGCATTCCAATGCAACTTTAAACACCTGTGTGTTTTGGacatttttgaattttttgaCCTTTTCTTATTGGAGTATAAAATCTGGGAATAAAACACTCTCACACCAGCAATGAGAGGAAGCAGTGAGTGCCAAGTGTAAACTGTCTGTAGATGATTGACCAACCCTTGCCTGGTTCTGCTTCGTACACGTGTATTTATTCGTACTGTCCTTGACTCTGTGGCAAATGTACACGTTTCCATTTAATCCACTTTAAAAAAACGTCAAGTGTTAAGAGTCTCACAGAGCAGGAACAAGCCATGGCTGGGCTCAATGTCTCCTGCGGTTATTTCTTTGCTGTTGTGGCTCTCTGTGAGGTGGTCAGGATGGTCTCCAGAAGGGTCTTGCCACCTTGGGTCTATTCCACCTTACTGGTGGAGTTGGCTGCCTGCTTCCAACTAGGGGCTTGCTGGCTTGAGCTCAGGATGTTGGTGATGATTGGGCCATGGGGAGGTGGGTTTGGCATGGACGTGGTTCTGACTCTATTCTTCATCCTCTTCTTGATCCATGAAGCCACATTCGATGGGGCACAAGCCAATCCCCTGATCACCTTGCAGGAACTGCTCCGCTCCAACTCTCCGCTGGGAGCCACTACTCTGAGGATCCTGTCCCAGTTCGGAGGGACACAGTTGGCCAGCGTCGTCACCAGAGTGTACTGGTCCTGGGAGCTGACAGAGTTCCATCTCATCCAGAACCTGATGGccattgactgcagctccaccaTCCAGACATCTGTCAGCCATGGTGCCTTGGTTGAAGCAGTCTGCACCTTCCTTTGCCACCTGGTTGTGATGAAATTTGAGGGAGCAGCTTTTGGCTGTAGGATTCTGTCCAAAGCCCTAACCATCACTGCCCTGGTGTATATAGGTGAGCCTCCATTCAAAGTAAAAGTATCTGTAAGTAATATGTTACGCTGTTGGATTGCTCTTTGTGAGTTCCTGTTGGGAAGGGTTGAAGGAGACGTTGGGCTCAAAACCAAAATAAGACTGCAtctactggaaacctgaaatagaacagaaaatgctggaaacactcagcaggtcaggcagcatctgtagagagagagaaacggagttaatgtgtcacatcaaagacccttcttcagagcaAGTTAGCTGAGGTAATAGAGGAGGTGTGGGAAGGACGATGGgcgaacaaagggaatttctgtgataggATTAGATGCTGTGGCCATTAAGGGACAGTTAatctcctttgtctgtgtaatgcgttgctaatgttgtaaagtCTGGGTAATGTTGTATAATCTGGGTTATCTGGCATTCCGGGGCAGATACACACAGCTCCTGTCCTGATACACACacataaaaagagagaaaatcaaaaaaatggatGGATCTGTAAAACTCAGTAAATTACACTTTGATTCCCACTGTGCCGAAACTCACATCCTTCCAATTAGCGAGCGGCTAGATTTCATTAACCTTAGATTCAGCAACTATACGGGAAACGTACAAAAccttgaaaatcaagaaaacttgcaaatgctagaaatctaaaatgccaacagaaaatgctggaaatattcagcaggtcaggcagcatatctgggaagagaaacagagtcaatgtttcaggtcaaagaccctttgtaagaaatattttaagaaagaaagagagactcATGTAAAGTTTGAGAATTCACTCTTGAGTCCTGtaggctgcaatgtgtccaggtggaagaggaggtgttacaaccagtctgctggaggaactcagtgggtcaggactgatgcagggtttcaaccctaaacgtcgacaattcctttcccccccacagatgctgctcaacccgctgagttcctccagcagattgctcattgtggaagatgaggtattgttcctcaagcttgttttGGATTGTATTGTAACAGTACAAGAGGAcacaggcagagaggtcagagtaggagtgggatggtgaattaacgTGGCTGGCAACAGGAAGCTCTGGTTCACTCTTGTGGACTGAGCAATGGTGGGGTGAGGTGTCTGAAGCCGGTGGAGATGGGCCAGAGTTGGTCCAGGGAAAGCTCCTGCAGTCATTTAAGGTAAAAGATGAGCAGCACAACCTGGTGTCCCAGGAGGGAGGCTGGTGCCCACATCTGGCAGCaacagatggaggcagaaatgAGGGCAAAGTCGGCACCGGATTTGCCTCAAGTGTTGCCTCTGCCCGTTTCCCACTGCCCGACCTCGAGTCTTTATGGGAAGAATATTATGGGGTGTATGTACCTTGGtcaaagatcagccttgatctcacCCAGGGTCAACTCATTACTTTTCCTGCAGAACTCTGCGACCATTCACAgcacatctgcaggttttgttgAGAAGGGTTTTAATAACGTAATATCAGAGTTTCTTGTAACCCATCTATCTTTAatataccaaaaaaaaatcacgtcGCCAAACTAGAAAATACCAGCAGCCTACTGACCTAGCGTCATAGAATTGTACCATACAGAAATAGGCCttacggcccaccatgtctataccgAACgctgcacccatctacactagtcccatttacctacgtTAGGtatgtagccttctatgtcttcaagtacttgtctcgatgcttcttaaatgttttgagagtctctgcctccacctcctcaggcagcatgtcccagattctaacaccctctgggggaaaaagattccCTCTAATCCCCCCTGAACCTCCTACCTCTCTCCTTGAACCTATGCCATCTTAGACAAAACTCACCACCATCATTCTGCATGGGTAATAGATTCTTACTATTGAGTTATCCCATCTTACATGCCTTCTTCCGGAGATGCTCACCTTTTAAACCTTGTCCTCTGGTGTATGTAACCACTGAAACATCTATGGATGATTAATTAAACTAAACACCATTGAAAAAATAATTGTTAGGGGGAagattcaaatttgaaaagggtTGGTATAACTGATAGAACTGCTGtgtcacagcaccagagacctgtgttcaatcctgacctcaggtgctgtctgtgtggaatttgcatgttctccttgtgaccgctgcggtttcccccgggtgctccagtttcctcccacatcctgaagatatgTTGCTGGTTGATTTGCTTTGCTAAActaccccttggt is from Pristis pectinata isolate sPriPec2 chromosome 6, sPriPec2.1.pri, whole genome shotgun sequence and encodes:
- the aqp12 gene encoding aquaporin 12 isoform X2: MAGLNVSCGYFFAVVALCEVVRMVSRRVLPPWVYSTLLVELAACFQLGACWLELRMLVMIGPWGGGFGMDVVLTLFFILFLIHEATFDGAQANPLITLQELLRSNSPLGATTLRILSQFGGTQLASVVTRVYWSWELTEFHLIQNLMAIDCSSTIQTSVSHGALVEAVCTFLCHLVVMKFEGAAFGCRILSKALTITALVYIAGPYTTALFNPALAFSVTFHCSGNTLSEYMIVYWLSPLIGYINNMVIHEKS
- the aqp12 gene encoding aquaporin 12 isoform X1, producing MAGLNVSCGYFFAVVALCEVVRMVSRRVLPPWVYSTLLVELAACFQLGACWLELRMLVMIGPWGGGFGMDVVLTLFFILFLIHEATFDGAQANPLITLQELLRSNSPLGATTLRILSQFGGTQLASVVTRVYWSWELTEFHLIQNLMAIDCSSTIQTSVSHGALVEAVCTFLCHLVVMKFEGAAFGCRILSKALTITALVYIAGPYTTALFNPALAFSVTFHCSGNTLSEYMIVYWLSPLIATISAVFLFNGNIPLLFSKNLLYSQRTKYKIPRGKTTLGPEENKTANRQQARKRDPWKKGSEMVTETENDK